Genomic segment of Lepus europaeus isolate LE1 chromosome 6, mLepTim1.pri, whole genome shotgun sequence:
TATGTCAAATCACTGTGAAATTTACCACAGCTGTAATATTCTCGGTGCAATCCAGTCATTTCAATAAGCTATACTTTGagcattgaaaaaaatcaagattttgcAGGGTTGGGACTTATGTTCTCCAAGGAACACATTTTCCTTCGATTTTTCTGAGATTTAGGTTTGGAAACCTGAGCCCCTTCTTGGTTTGCTTTCTCATGACTCATAACTTTAGCTCAACCTGGAAAGCATGCTAGCTTGTGAAGATAGCTCCGTATTGTGATTTAGAGTTTCACAGGTGGATTCGATAGATGCTATGTCCTCCACGGAAGAGCACTGAGCGAGGGTGGGGGCCACAATTCGATGTCCAGAGTCAGCCAATCGTGATACATGCACACAACCAGCAGCAAAGATAATTGTTCATTTCCACCCAGGTTTGCTATACATAACTCGTTTTGTCTTTCTGGTACTCTGGGAGCCAGGCTGATGCCCCCTTTGGTGAAcaactcttcttcttcttttttttttttaaagcaattaattattaaaattggaaaacatttatatattttgtgtagCACAGGATATTTTGAAGTAGGTATTTATTGTAGAATGGTCAATAGATCCCCTGGATTTATTCCTGCCATCTACCTGAAATTTTATATCCTTGGACCATCTCCCCAACCTTCCACCACCAATCATGCTGGCTCCGGGTAAACACCATTCTTCTTTCTACTTCTCCCTGTTCAACTTCTTTAGATTTCACATACAGATGAGatcatgtggcatttgtctttcaatgcctggcttatttcacttaaatttctttaaaaattaaaacatttaaaatcatttatttgttttttgtatttgcaagacagagagacaaagatatactcacacacatacacacagagaaacctcgcatccattggttcatgccccaaatgtcaggggagagggcagaagaagagcaaagctggagccaggaactaaatctcaatctcccatgtgagtggcagggacacaaccatATGAGACAGcaccactgcctcacagggtcctcagcaggaacctagaatcaggagctggaaccaggcattgagtccaagcactctgatgtggaacttGTGGCCCATTGCTATGGCAAAAGCCAGCCTGGCTTATGttgcttagcataatgtcctccaggttcacccATGTTGTCAAAAATGACaggattctgtattttttaaaaagattatttatttatttgaaagtcagagttaacagagaaagagggagagacaaagagcgagttcactccccagatggccacgatggccagggttgggacagaccaaaaccaggagccaggagcttcatctgggtttcccacatgggtgacaggggcccaaacacttgggtcatctttccctgcttttcccaggacgtTAGTggtgagctgtatcagaagtagagcagctgggacacgaccggtggccatatgggatgctggtgtccagtgacagctttacttgctacaccacaacactggccccaggattccAGGCTTTTTGTGACTGTATACTACTCCGtagtgtgattgtgtgtgtgtgtgtgtgccacattttcttcttccattcATAAATCCATGGGCTCTTAGGTCGAGTCCACATcatggctattatgaatagtgagTAACGCTTCAAGAAGTGTAGGAGTGCATACTTCAATGTACTGATGTTGTCTGTTTCAGATATACACTCGGTTGTGGATTGCTGGATCGTGTGCCTGTTCTTTGAGAGTTCTTTGAGGATCCTCCATCCTATTGTGGCATTGCTGGGTCATGTGCCTGTTCTACTTAGAGTTCTTTGAGGATCCTCCATcccattttccacagtggctgttctagtttacattcccaccaactgcaTGCAAGCGTTCCCCTTTCTCCATGTCCAGCTGAGGACACCCCTCCATGGATGTGCAAGATCGGATTGCATCAAAGGCTCACTTGAATCTCTGCTGAATTCCATAGGTATGAACTAGAACTTCTTGCTCCACCCGAGAGAGTTAGAGTTATCTTCATGTTTCGAACACTCACTTGCATCTCTTTATTTGTCCAGTCCACAAATACTTAAGACACCATTGTGTTGCATTCTGTGGCCTAGGGATACAAAAATCAATCCAGCACTGTCCCAGCCTTACAGCACTCACAGCTGAGGGAAGAAAAACACtggtcattattttaaaaatgaaaaaaactggctagcgccgctgctcactaggataatcctctgcctgcggcactggctaccctggttctagtcccagtcggggcaccagattctatcccggttgctcctcttccagtccagctctctgctgtggcccgggagggcagtggaggatggcccaagtgcttgggccctgcacctgcatgggagaccaggaggaagtgcctggctcctggcttcggatcggcacagcatgccggccgcaaccCGCAGGCCATAGTGCCCACTTGgtgcgtgaaccaatggaaaaaggaagacctttctctctgtctctctctctcactgtctaactctgcctgtcaaaaaaaaaaaaaaaaaaaaaaaaaaggaaaaaagaaaaaaaccaagtgCGGCACAGCCATACACAGGGAGTGAGAGTGTTCTGTGGCCCCTGGCTGACcatggcaggtgatggctggccTAGGTAGGCAAAAATGTTGATGTTCTGAGGATCTCAGAGTTTCTTTCACACCAATATCCTTCAAATATTTGTTCAGCCATGGTTCAGTGAAGGCCAGAGATACAGATGTTGTCTTAATGGAGTGGCACCCAGGGTATAGAGGAACAGATTAACAGACTAGTTCACATCCATTGGCTGAAGTGATGGGAACTTGTTTTGAACCTTTTCTATAGTTCTTGGTCTCCAGTATCTTTTGAAAATTTCTAAACAAGTTTTTTTTCCAGTTGAATAAAAGCATTTATGCTTTAGAGAATAAAAAGAAGTGACTTGCTCCCACTAAATGGCACAATACTCTGCATTATTTTTCTCACTCGGTTGCAATGAGTGCATATGTCAGAAGAGcttgttttaattttgcttataGATGCTGCTGGATCTGATGGGAGAGGTAATACATAACTGAAACCCAGGTTGACCTAAGTCACTTTCTGCCTTAGTCCAGAGTAGCTTTGCTAGGCCTTGTAGACTGGACTCTGGGCACTATTTGCTCATGCACCTTAGTGGTAATATTCTCATGTCTTCTTTGAGCCTCATTTTTCACCTGTAAAATAGGTTTATTAGCTCAAAGTATTGTTATGAGGACAAAGTCCAATTTGAGCCAATCTTTAAGTTCCATTTGTTTTATTAAAGACTAGTAGAAGACACTTTAACCAATTTAAGTATTGTCAAGTTCAGTACTGTTAAGTATATTATATTCACATTGTTGAAGCAGATCTCCAGAACCCTTTCATCTTAAAAACTGAAACTCTGCCCATTAAACCCTGACTTCTGCCAAGCCCTGGcaatcaccattctactttctatttCCATAATTTGGTTAATTTATGTATCTCCTATTGGTGTAGTCATACCATATTTGTCTTCTGGTGagtagcttatttcacttagcataatgtcctcaagttTCATATATGATGTAGCATGCAAAAGAATTtcctggggccaatgctgtggcgtagcaggtaaaaccaccacctgcagtgccgacatcccatatgggcgccagtttgagtccagctgttccactttcaatccagctctctgctatggcctgggaaaacagtggaagatggcccaagtccttgggcccctgcacccgtatgggagacctggaagaagcttcctggctcctggcttcggatcagcacagctctggctgttgtgtccaactggggagtgaaccagcggatggaaggatggaagacctctttctctctgcctctcctctctccttgtaactctgactttcaaataaatagataaatcataaaaaaagaatttccttatCAAATCTTCCATTGCATCTGCagaacatgttttctttctttctttctttctttctttctttctttctttctttctttctttctttctttcttgtctttcattcttcttccttccttcctttctttcaagatgtatttatttatttgaaaagcagagttacacagagcgagggagagacaagagagtgAGATTTTCCCATGCAACCTGGTTCATGGCTGCCAtgaaaccagaaactccatccgggtctcccacgtgagtggcagagcctaaggatttaggccatcttcagctaattccccaggccactagcagggatcttgatgggaagtggagcggctgggacatcAATGGCCATCCcaggtatcacaggtggtggctttatctgctatgtcacaatgctggtcctggaacacattttctttatctgttcatgcACTGATGGGTATTTAGGCGGCCTGCacctcttggctattgtgaacaatgttgATATGAATATGGGCATGAAGAGGCAAGCATTGCaggctggtgtttggcacagtggttaagctactgcctgaggTACCTGGATCCACTATGGCAGTgcccaagtttgagtcctggcgctgcttcgactccagcttcttgttaatgcgcaccctgggaggcggcagtaatgaatcaagtagttgagttcctgccacccacgtgggagacctggactgagtccctgtcttctggcttcaaccaggcCAGCCCGTTTGGGCAGTGCATCAGAGTTGGGAGACACCTGTCTTGTCTcgcaaataaataagataaataataataacaataaaaatacgGGTGTGCAAATGCCTCCTTGAGACCCTGCTTTCAATCCTCTTTGGATAAACACCTAGAAGTaagattgctagatcatatggtagttctatttttgacTTTTCTGACGAattgccatactgttttccatagctaTTGCACCACCCATGGTGCCATTAGCAGTGCAAAAGGGTGCCAATGTCTTCACATCTTTACCAAAGCTGTTATTTTTTTGATAGTAGTTTGAAAATTTTAGTTTAGAAATCATGCAGTTTAGAAATCATGCTGTTAAGAGTTATTGCTATGAAACACAGGATTTTATGAATCTGAGaatgtttttatataaatataaatatgttgatTAATTAGAGGATGGGAATTAAGGCAAATCTGGCAAGGATGGCCATAGTAAGTACATTTTCAACATTATCACTTAATATATATGGAGTACTTGCTATAAATAGGGTAAAGTATTATGTTACATTGTGATTACaactaattttgaaatttaaaaagctccatgtttatattaaaaaatcaaagcGACTCAGAATcatgcaaaatgaaaaacaaacttcTCCAGTGTGCTCTCCACTTATTCCTGTCCCCTGCCACCTCTAACTCCCCGCTAATTAATAGTAGCCTTTGAAAAAAGCTTTGCTATCCCCTTTTTGGCATCCTTTATGCACATATCTTCAACCATGTCCCGTTTTTCAGTTAGACTTCATTATGCTTATTTTTCATGAAGAATTTGAAAATGTGACTGTTTTGTCTAATGGAAATGACGTTTTGATCAGAAATGGTTGTGTGTGTTCATACCCAGCTGGAAGCCATTTTTGCAGGTGTGATCCTAGGTGTTCACATTTGACTCTGCGCGACAGCTGACACCTTGCTCAGGGGTCACACTTGCCTGTCAGCAGCACGGTCAGCATCAGGGCTGCTTGGCCCAAATGACCAAGAGCAGCCAAACAGGATGCCCTCACACAGTCACTCCCAGGTGACTTCCCAGGAAGAGGAGTGGTGAGAGCAGGTTCTTCCCTGTCTGAGTGTTCAGCTCTTGATATCGTGAGTATAACAGTGAAGAGTGTGGCCTTTAACATCTAAAAGTGATGTGGGTTCAAGAGTTACTACGGTGAGATACAGGACTGGCcctttgtaaacatttttttaaaaataaagtcttaaaaatgaagaaaatttctttctttaaattgcaatttattacacacacacacacacagaacacacagggTTCTCCAAtatactgattcattctccaaatgcccacagtggctcaggctgggccaggaccaaagccagaatgtgggaactcaatccaggtctctaccATAGTAGTGGGAgcccagttacttcagccattaccactgcatcccagggtttgaattatcaggaagctggaatcaggagccagagtcaggtgccaacccaggcactccgatccGGGACACAAGTATCACAGGTGTCTTACCAAGTGTCTTTTTTGtaataaggttttatttatttatttgaaatacagagtgacacacagagagagaaacacacacacatacagagagagagagagagaatctttcatttgctggttcactccccaaatgctagcaatAGCCCCGGatggaccaggtcaaaaccaggaggcaggaactccctctgggtcccccacatgggtagtgGAATCCTAAGTTCCTGGGCCATTATTGGCTACTTCCctagcacattagcaagaagctagatagAAAGTGGGGGAAGGACTTTCTTCTAGGTATTCCTATATGTGATGTGggattccaagtggtggcttaacctattgcatcACAGTGCTCAACCCTATGAACTGGtgctttaactgctaggctaaatgcctttctccacatcctggctCTTCTTAGCTACTCTGGATATCAACTATTTGtatgctcattcattcattcatgaatgcctactgtgtgcccaaCACTGTCTCCTGACAGGTACATTGGTGAGCAAACTAGAACAATCTCTGTTCCCATCCAGCTTGCATTCTCATACAGGGAGACTGTCACAAGACAACATGAACCATAAAGACGCtggattattaatttttatgattGACATATGGTGTTGCTGGTGCTGCTCTCTTCTGAATGGAGCATAAGAATCCTCCACATACTCCCGAGTCACCTCTTGGGTTGACAATGCTTCATTACACTGTAGCTAAACAGCATCTGCTGAAGTTGACTATGGCAAAAATAATCATATTACCATTTGGCGTTCTGATATGACTAGTAAACTGGTCATAAAATAGATTCAGGATGTGATTGTGCATATCCATGAGAGTACGGATTCTAAGACATATCGTTGGACTTTGAAAAATTGATAACAAATGATATCAAATAAAAAGGCATTTTTATAGGAAAATTTGATTGAAGTTCCCTGGTTAGTCATTTAAACCAAATTTACTCCAAAAAATAGCAGTCTGGATGGTTAATGGGTCTGGTATGGTATGGTTAGGAGGAAAACCTCCAGTGTTCTCTAGCGGGATCTGGTTATGGCTGACAACAATTCACTGACTATTTCAAAGCAGCTAATAGAGAAGCTTCTTAATGTTCCCAACATGAAGGAATGATTAGTGCCTAAGGGGAAAGCTATGCCTGACTTGATTCTTGCACAATGCATACATGTGTGGAATGTGTCATTGTACCTTACATGTATGTGTAATTGCTATGTgtccaataaaaacaaaaatgtattaaaacacacaattctttggaaaatataaaatttaataaagaaatgcATAACGTTACTAGTTAAGAATTATAATAATGAGTCTGTGTTTTGATGTGTCACTGTTGACAGTTTTTAAGCTGCAGCTCACCCTCTACCCTTGAACCCTACATCCAGGCAATCCGATGAGAAAGCCCAGCGTTCCCTCCCTTGGTGCTGGCCGGAGGATCCagccagctcctcactccagccccATTTCCTGCTACAATAAAAACCGTATCTCCCTTCTGGCCCTCTGAGGCTACTCTTGGGCCAACTTGGAAGGCCCACCCTGCTCAGCCCAGAAAGCCTCCCAATGTAAGAGACCTTTTCATGCCCTCTTGGCGTGTGTATGGCATCACTATTCTTGACATCCAAACCAAATTTGGGTGGGCATACAGCTTTTGTCTCTAGAGTGGCTACAAGAATTTTCCAGAGATCTGCAGATGAAATCGCCTCCCTATTGTTTACACTGTATGGAGGCCAACTAATATTTGGCGTAATGGCTTATTTGTAGCAACTCTGGCAGGAAAATAGTTATCGCAACTGTCTGCCAGCCATTTCCTCTCCAGCCTCACCCCTGGAGCAGCGATGTGCTTGGCTAAGCCATATGCATGCGTCTGTTTCTTGAGGTCCAGACCTCCCTTTAGTCCTGCCAAGAATATCCAATCCATGTACGGCCTCAACTTCTCTCCTGAACCAGAAGTTTGATCCTGTGGCCTCGGCCTCACCACTGCCGGGATGGTGGGGCGATGGCCTTCTATGACAAGAAGCACCGGAAGCGAGTTTTGGTGAACACGTCCTCTTATTAACAATCAAGCCCactttttaaagggcaggcagagggggcgtaGCTGGTTCAGGGCAACATGAATTCTATAGGGTTAAGCCAGTATTggcactgctatgcttctccaatcagcttgaaggtcatgtagcctACGTAGCTTTCCAGGTGATCCTAATGGGCCTGGGCCCCAccaggagctgtttacctgattggtaATTACAAGGCCTTTCAacagggagcaggggtgggggaaatgtgcctgcagctcctgctgcCTGGCAGCAGTCGGGCCATCCCGGGAgacatggtgtgccatgccctcctAATCTCCTGCATgtgctaggcaggcagtctcccagccaggcgcAGGATCACCCACATGATCCAAAGCCTTCTTTTATTGGAGAAGGGAGTTTAAATTTTCCCAAGTTGTGTTCTTCTCCTCATTGCTCTAAGAACACATTGGGTGTTTGTTCATGGAATGATTGCCTAAGTGCATGGTCCCTGGCCAGATGTTGTCATCTCACCTttcagaaaaaaacctccctggaCGTTGATGTCTGTCCCAAGCAAGCATGGCCACCATGTGCCTTTGGGCACAGCAAGCTGGACTTACCCTACCTAGAGTCCAGGTCTACATTTTTGCAACTTCCTCAGCCTCAACTTTCTCTGTATTGGTTTCTGGATATCTCCTGTCCTCACACGTGgacaccccctgccccagccccccgaAAGCACCCATGAACATAGACACTTCATTGTAGCTGTGTTGCCCTTATCTTAGTGTGCCTCCTCATTATGTCTGATAAGCATTTTATGTATGGattgagaattttttttgttgtttctcttGACTAATTCCTTATGTCATGATTCTGCAATATGTTTACCTACTAGTTGGTTAAAGCATTGCCAAAATATACTTCCTCATCAAAGTTGTCTCCATGCTGGATGTTTTCCTTAGTGTATGCCAGTGGGGCTTGTCTCTTGAGGGGTATGATACTAAGAGCCCTTGTAGGGTCCCAAATGTTCCCTAACTTCCCCAGAGTGTGCCATTATTGCGTTGTCATTCATATTGAATACGTATTGCTGTGTAACTAATTATCCCATGACTTAGAGATATCACTCAGTAGGTGTTTATCACCTCATAAAGTTTCTGGTGTGCAGAAATTCAGAACAGCTTAGCTGGGTGTCCCTGGTTCAGCATCCTCCTTTGCTTAAAATTTGACCAGTGCATATGCCAGAGTCTGCCCCTGGAAGCTCTTCTTTTCCACCCAAGCCATGCCACAGGCTGCAGTAGAACTGAAGGATTAGCTACCCTGGACTTGCCAGTCAGCTATGATGAGCTGGGGGTGGGATCCTGGGTTGTAGGTGACGGGGTGTGGGCCAGACTATTTTCTAACAGGAAAGACATCTCCAGAATTTCTCTGAATCCACTAGGATGGTCTTTGAAGGGATAACATAAGAGAGATAGgatggaagaaagaaacaaactagACTATTTGACTTTTTCTTTGAAGCCCAGTGGGACCTCCACCTTcacagttggtggacatctggattgCAGCACCAGACTATGGCCAGAAGAGGGCAGGCTTCTGTGAGCCAGACACCGACAGTTAACAGAATAGAGGAGGAACACAGAATCAAAACTTCAGAGTTGAAAGGAATCTGAAAAAGATAgcaattaaaattttcttatttcacaGATGATAAAACCGAGACCCAGAGCAGTGAAAGTGGCTTGTCCAAGTTCTCTCAGCCTGCTGGTgcagagttgggatttgaactccTAGCAACCTCTCTACTTTTttcattacattattttttaaaaaccagaattgCTTGAGAAGTTAGTCAAGGCTCTTAGCTTGTTGGCTTATCCCATtgcactatatttttaaattcttttttcacCTTAAAAATTCCACAGCCATTGTTTGTTATAAAGCTGAAAGCTGAGCCCGGTGATGAGCTCATCGGTAGGATTTCTGGTAGTGAGCATGGGCACCAGGGCCCCCAAACTCTCTGGACTCCCAGTGGTGGGGGTCGGCTACCAGCAGGGTCTGGTCGTACTGGGTGAGGGTGGCTTTGGTCTCCTTCCTGGAAGCCTCACCCGCATGCTTCTGTTTATGGGCCATCAGGGCTTTGGAGATGGACTGGTGGACAATGTGGATCTGAGGTATGGGATCACTGCTCTTCACTAGGATACAGATGACCAGGCCAGCAAACTGCTGCAGTCCC
This window contains:
- the LOC133762038 gene encoding small ribosomal subunit protein uS9-like is translated as MSMPHEGYQCVITECRQEDTGSGTGLHSIPNRDEIDVNNLKSTNKDTRRQPQPSGQQTANWTTALNARSLEVTELPTLQYKLLEIILLLGLQQFAGLVICILVKSSDPIPQIHIVHQSISKALMAHKQKHAGEASRKETKATLTQYDQTLLVADPHHWESREFGGPGAHAHYQKSYR